Proteins from a genomic interval of Sphingobacterium lactis:
- the def gene encoding peptide deformylase → MKNIFLIICSLLPCISMAQDLSSALAEYRKEEAQEMTKDAFGPLKKDQIAYLSYYDAAPAYVVEAKVEQLFNEPTFQMPTYDGTSNPYKRYAILTFNLDGKSYALTAYQSVSLFQNEAYKNHLFLPFMDLTNGEETYEGGRYIDLSIADIKNGKITIDFNRAYNPYCAYSNGYRCPQPPRENILNLAIPAGEKKYKGPKNERTVNTNNAKGFNAQEQEIINSGTEDQILHVYQITDAKELAVLRTPATDIKYNEPLLDKLAARMLKTVNDPAHEGVGIAGPQVGISKNVIWVQRLDKTGEPFEFYVNPKIIWRSKLIRQGAEGCLSIPDVREDVKRSYAIKLQYIDKTGKVQEELIEGFTAVIFQHEVDHLYGILFPDRIEESEKVEYEHLTEKPSFFIKKGSPRP, encoded by the coding sequence ATGAAAAATATATTCCTCATCATCTGCAGCCTCCTGCCCTGCATCAGCATGGCCCAGGACCTTTCTTCAGCATTGGCCGAATACCGGAAGGAGGAGGCACAAGAAATGACCAAGGATGCGTTTGGACCATTGAAGAAAGACCAGATTGCCTACCTGAGCTATTACGATGCCGCACCAGCCTATGTGGTCGAGGCAAAAGTTGAGCAACTGTTCAATGAGCCAACCTTTCAGATGCCAACCTACGACGGGACATCCAATCCCTATAAACGTTACGCAATCCTTACATTCAACCTGGATGGGAAATCCTATGCACTAACGGCATACCAGTCCGTTTCCCTTTTCCAGAACGAAGCCTATAAAAACCACCTTTTCCTGCCTTTTATGGACCTGACCAATGGCGAGGAAACCTATGAGGGCGGTCGATATATCGACCTGAGCATCGCCGACATCAAGAACGGGAAGATCACCATCGACTTCAACCGGGCTTACAACCCGTACTGTGCCTACAGCAATGGTTACCGCTGTCCGCAACCTCCACGCGAAAACATCTTAAACCTGGCCATACCGGCTGGGGAGAAAAAATACAAAGGACCCAAAAACGAACGAACCGTGAACACGAACAACGCGAAAGGGTTTAATGCCCAAGAACAGGAAATCATCAACTCTGGAACGGAAGATCAAATACTGCACGTTTACCAGATTACGGATGCAAAGGAGCTGGCGGTGTTGCGCACCCCTGCCACGGATATCAAATACAATGAGCCGTTGCTTGATAAATTAGCTGCCCGCATGCTGAAAACCGTGAATGATCCGGCACATGAAGGTGTCGGTATCGCGGGTCCACAAGTCGGCATTTCCAAGAATGTAATCTGGGTACAGCGTTTGGACAAAACCGGAGAGCCCTTTGAGTTCTACGTGAACCCCAAGATTATCTGGCGATCTAAACTGATCCGTCAGGGTGCCGAAGGCTGCCTTTCCATTCCGGATGTTCGGGAAGATGTAAAACGAAGCTACGCGATTAAGTTGCAGTATATCGACAAAACCGGCAAGGTTCAAGAAGAGCTGATCGAGGGTTTCACGGCCGTTATCTTCCAGCATGAGGTGGACCACTTGTATGGCATCCTCTTTCCCGATCGGATTGAAGAATCTGAGAAAGTGGAGTATGAACATCTAACGGAAAAACCGTCCTTCTTCATCAAAAAAGGAAGCCCTAGACCTTAA
- the ruvX gene encoding Holliday junction resolvase RuvX gives MRLMAFDYGTKRIGVAVTDSLQLIATALKTVHPVDVWTFLETYLQTEQVETFVVGKPLQMDGTASESAQHVTGFVRKLRKTYPQIPVVEVDERFTSKMASQAIAASGMKKHKRQDKQLVDQVSAVIILQTYMERKAF, from the coding sequence ATGAGATTAATGGCCTTTGATTACGGTACCAAGCGCATTGGAGTGGCAGTGACCGACAGCTTACAGCTGATCGCAACAGCCCTGAAAACGGTACACCCCGTTGATGTATGGACCTTTTTGGAGACCTACCTGCAAACCGAACAGGTAGAAACCTTTGTCGTTGGAAAACCTTTGCAGATGGATGGCACCGCTTCGGAATCCGCTCAGCATGTCACTGGGTTTGTCCGCAAATTGAGGAAGACCTATCCACAGATTCCTGTTGTGGAAGTAGATGAGCGCTTTACTTCCAAAATGGCTTCGCAGGCAATCGCCGCATCGGGCATGAAAAAACACAAACGTCAGGATAAACAATTGGTCGATCAAGTTTCCGCGGTCATTATCCTGCAGACCTATATGGAGCGTAAAGCATTTTAA
- the ybeY gene encoding rRNA maturation RNase YbeY, producing the protein MKDIQFFSEDIEFTLKNKQKVREWIGNSIKAEGFKRIGELNFVFCSDAYLLEINKQYLNHDTYTDIVTFDSSESADTIAGDIFISVDRTRENAAKFGVSETDELHRVIIHGVMHLCGYYDKKKEDKALMTEKENTYLAKR; encoded by the coding sequence ATGAAAGATATACAGTTCTTTTCGGAGGACATCGAATTTACCCTAAAGAACAAACAGAAAGTACGGGAATGGATCGGAAATAGCATTAAAGCCGAGGGCTTTAAGCGCATAGGCGAGTTGAATTTTGTGTTCTGTTCGGATGCGTATCTCTTGGAGATCAACAAGCAGTACCTCAATCACGATACCTATACCGATATTGTAACCTTCGATTCCTCGGAATCAGCAGACACCATTGCCGGGGATATCTTTATTTCTGTGGACCGGACACGGGAGAATGCCGCAAAATTTGGCGTCTCCGAAACCGATGAACTGCACCGGGTTATTATCCATGGTGTGATGCACCTCTGCGGATATTACGATAAGAAGAAGGAAGATAAGGCCTTGATGACGGAAAAGGAGAATACCTACTTGGCGAAGCGGTAA
- a CDS encoding nucleoside-diphosphate kinase produces the protein MATNRTFTMIKPDAVANGHTGAILNDIIAGGFKIVAMKYIQLSETNAGNFYAVHKERPFYGELVNFMTSGPIVAAILEKENAVEAFRTLIGATDPAKADEGTIRNKYAKSIEANAIHGSDSDENAEIEGNFFFSQFERF, from the coding sequence ATGGCTACAAACAGAACATTTACAATGATTAAGCCAGATGCTGTGGCAAATGGTCACACTGGTGCAATCTTGAATGACATTATCGCTGGCGGATTCAAAATCGTTGCGATGAAATACATTCAATTGAGCGAAACAAACGCAGGAAACTTCTATGCTGTACACAAAGAACGCCCTTTCTACGGAGAGTTGGTGAACTTCATGACTTCAGGCCCTATCGTTGCTGCAATCTTGGAAAAAGAAAACGCAGTTGAGGCTTTCCGTACATTGATCGGTGCTACTGACCCTGCAAAAGCAGACGAAGGTACAATCCGTAACAAATACGCGAAATCTATCGAAGCAAACGCAATCCACGGATCTGACTCCGATGAGAATGCTGAAATCGAAGGAAACTTCTTCTTCTCTCAATTCGAGAGATTCTAG
- a CDS encoding 4-hydroxy-3-methylbut-2-enyl diphosphate reductase, whose amino-acid sequence MSKNLQVTIDKDSGFCFGVVYAIDMAEEILEEEGYLYCLGDIVHNDEEVARLKAKGLRIIAHADLEGLQNEKVLIRAHGEAPETYKTALENNITLIDASCPVVLKLQNRIKTSYDDQEKILIFGKHGHAEVIGLQGQTQNEALVFQDIDELDQVDLPAKFTLYSQTTKSVDRFYAIKDELIRRGYEVKANDTICRQVSNRYEDLGTFAQQYDKIVFVSGKKSSNGKVLFDVCKQVNPNTFFISDPAELDETIFAEGETVGICGATSTPMWLMKKVKDTLEAF is encoded by the coding sequence ATGTCTAAAAACTTGCAAGTTACGATCGATAAGGACTCAGGATTCTGTTTTGGGGTTGTGTATGCCATCGATATGGCGGAGGAAATCCTGGAAGAGGAAGGTTATTTGTACTGTTTAGGGGATATCGTGCACAATGATGAAGAAGTGGCCCGCTTGAAAGCAAAAGGCCTCCGGATCATTGCACACGCTGATCTGGAAGGGCTTCAGAATGAAAAGGTACTCATCCGTGCCCATGGCGAAGCACCTGAAACCTACAAAACGGCACTCGAAAATAACATCACCCTCATCGATGCATCTTGTCCTGTGGTTCTGAAATTGCAGAACCGCATCAAAACTTCCTATGATGATCAGGAAAAGATCTTGATCTTCGGAAAACACGGGCATGCAGAAGTAATCGGCCTTCAGGGACAGACGCAGAACGAAGCCTTGGTTTTTCAGGATATCGATGAACTCGATCAAGTCGATTTGCCGGCGAAATTTACCCTTTACAGCCAGACGACCAAAAGCGTTGACCGTTTTTATGCCATTAAAGACGAGTTGATCCGCCGTGGCTATGAAGTGAAAGCAAATGATACGATCTGTCGGCAGGTGTCCAACCGGTATGAAGACTTGGGGACTTTTGCGCAACAATACGATAAGATCGTCTTTGTTTCTGGCAAGAAATCTTCCAATGGCAAGGTTCTGTTCGATGTCTGCAAACAGGTTAATCCGAATACATTCTTTATCTCCGATCCGGCAGAACTTGATGAAACGATCTTTGCGGAAGGAGAGACCGTGGGTATCTGTGGCGCAACATCGACCCCAATGTGGTTGATGAAAAAAGTGAAAGATACACTGGAAGCGTTTTAA
- the hemH gene encoding ferrochelatase, which yields MSKKATKGVLLVQLGTPNSPTTGEVRKYLTEFLMDPRVMDIPYVSRTLLVKGIIVPRRASKSAATYSTIWDEQTGSPLMYYSELQQQMLQAELGDEYHVELAMRYQEPSIPGALKKLEGMFLESLVVIPLFPQYASATTGSVIDRVMELIRSWQYFPKLRFVSSYCDNPLMVDVFAEHAQQHNLEDYDHFLFSYHGLPVRQLGKVDPSKQLKCPDFGCDSCKTETNPYCYLSQCYATTRAIATKLNLPEDKFTVCFQSRLGKTPWIQPYTSDTLHNLAKAGKKKLLVFSPAFVADCIETLDEIQVEYANEFKEMGGEEVHMVESLNANPKWIEALKRMVLENGN from the coding sequence ATGAGCAAGAAAGCAACAAAGGGCGTGTTGTTAGTGCAATTGGGCACCCCTAATTCACCGACCACGGGCGAGGTTCGGAAGTACTTAACTGAATTTTTAATGGATCCGCGCGTGATGGATATCCCTTATGTTTCCCGGACTTTATTGGTGAAGGGTATCATTGTCCCTCGGAGAGCCTCCAAATCAGCCGCGACTTACTCAACAATCTGGGACGAACAGACGGGATCCCCCCTGATGTACTACAGCGAATTGCAGCAGCAAATGCTACAGGCAGAATTGGGTGATGAGTATCATGTTGAGCTTGCCATGCGCTATCAGGAACCATCCATTCCGGGTGCTCTCAAGAAATTGGAGGGCATGTTTCTGGAATCTCTGGTGGTTATCCCTTTATTCCCGCAATATGCCTCTGCCACAACAGGTTCGGTGATCGACCGTGTCATGGAATTAATACGTTCTTGGCAATACTTTCCGAAGCTAAGATTCGTTAGTAGTTATTGTGATAACCCACTGATGGTGGATGTTTTTGCGGAGCATGCACAACAGCATAACCTGGAGGATTACGATCACTTCCTGTTCAGTTACCACGGTCTTCCCGTGCGCCAATTGGGGAAAGTGGATCCCAGTAAACAATTGAAGTGCCCTGACTTTGGATGCGATTCGTGCAAAACAGAAACAAATCCATATTGTTATTTATCACAGTGTTATGCCACTACGCGCGCCATCGCGACGAAGCTGAATCTACCGGAAGATAAGTTCACGGTTTGCTTCCAATCGCGATTGGGCAAGACGCCATGGATTCAACCGTATACCTCGGACACCCTGCACAACTTGGCTAAAGCGGGCAAGAAAAAGCTCTTGGTGTTCAGTCCGGCATTTGTGGCCGATTGTATCGAAACATTGGACGAGATTCAGGTGGAATATGCCAACGAGTTCAAGGAAATGGGCGGTGAGGAAGTGCATATGGTGGAAAGCTTGAATGCCAATCCAAAATGGATTGAAGCATTGAAGCGGATGGTTTTGGAAAATGGAAATTAG
- a CDS encoding metallophosphoesterase: MLKLNAVLLFILDFYIFFALRATNIKFIRTTWFTVLWWGYSLSLLIGLFISFQYSIPLMIRSIILVAFFLTAVSKFIYAIVLIVDDARRGGIWLSRLFSNKKGKDLEESVEELEKPLPEVPKKGITRSDFLLKSGIVVAALPMIPLAWGVISTAYDYRIRRQKLVLPNLPKAFHGMKIAQISDVHSGSFYNKKAVMGGVEMLLGEKPDAIFFTGDLVNNVASEMRDYQDIFSKLHADLGVFSTLGNHDYGDYYYGPGDSPAKRKNLQDVIDTHKVMGWDLLMDENRTLKVGNEEISIVGVQNWGTGRFPKKGDLKKALMGTEDKAVKLLLSHDPSHWRAQVLDTDVDAMFAGHTHGMQFGVRGENFQWSPAKFIYKEWAGLYTEKQSQLYVNVGFGFLGYPGRVGIAPEITVFELVTA; the protein is encoded by the coding sequence ATGTTAAAATTAAACGCAGTACTGCTCTTTATATTGGACTTTTATATATTCTTTGCCCTCCGTGCAACGAATATCAAGTTCATTCGGACAACATGGTTCACCGTGCTCTGGTGGGGATACTCCCTATCGCTGTTAATCGGTCTGTTCATATCGTTCCAGTACAGCATCCCCTTGATGATCCGTTCGATTATCTTGGTGGCATTTTTCCTAACCGCAGTTTCTAAATTTATTTACGCTATCGTTCTGATTGTCGATGACGCCCGAAGGGGTGGCATCTGGCTTTCACGCTTGTTCTCCAATAAGAAAGGGAAAGACCTGGAAGAAAGCGTGGAGGAATTGGAGAAGCCTTTGCCTGAAGTACCTAAAAAAGGAATCACTCGTTCGGATTTTCTATTGAAATCCGGCATTGTGGTTGCCGCTTTACCGATGATACCCTTAGCTTGGGGCGTGATCTCGACGGCTTACGATTACCGCATTCGAAGACAGAAATTGGTGTTGCCCAACCTTCCCAAAGCCTTCCATGGCATGAAGATCGCACAGATTTCCGATGTGCATTCCGGTTCGTTCTACAATAAAAAAGCTGTTATGGGTGGTGTCGAGATGCTTCTCGGCGAGAAACCCGATGCCATTTTCTTTACCGGTGACCTGGTAAATAATGTGGCCTCTGAAATGCGCGATTACCAAGATATCTTCAGTAAGCTTCATGCGGATCTGGGTGTGTTCTCCACGCTCGGTAATCACGATTATGGAGATTATTATTACGGCCCCGGCGATTCACCAGCGAAGCGCAAAAACTTGCAGGATGTTATTGATACCCATAAGGTTATGGGGTGGGATTTGTTAATGGACGAAAACAGGACATTAAAAGTGGGCAACGAGGAAATCTCCATTGTGGGAGTGCAGAACTGGGGAACCGGGCGCTTTCCGAAAAAAGGAGACCTTAAAAAGGCCTTGATGGGCACGGAAGATAAAGCCGTGAAACTCTTGCTTTCCCACGATCCATCGCATTGGCGCGCACAGGTGCTGGATACTGATGTAGATGCCATGTTTGCAGGCCATACACACGGTATGCAATTTGGTGTTCGTGGTGAGAATTTTCAGTGGAGCCCCGCAAAGTTTATCTACAAAGAATGGGCTGGATTGTATACGGAAAAGCAATCCCAGCTTTATGTAAATGTCGGTTTTGGCTTCTTGGGTTACCCAGGTAGGGTCGGAATAGCGCCAGAAATTACGGTTTTCGAACTCGTTACAGCTTAA
- a CDS encoding DUF2490 domain-containing protein → MLLFSTISYGQQTKGWLIYFGQTQIKDSPFSIHHEVQLRDHQMIGDFHQGIVRVGGQYRFNPHLQGTLGYGFIHTEQAGSPNLPIQEHRIYQELMVSTPIRSTSLRHRIRLEERFIENADFNGRFRYCLFADIPITEKKFKQGGMYLAFYDEVFLNAVKPAEVDVFDRNRLYGGFGVKAKDNLGIQLGYMLQHIGPAKPGHHILLSFHHSIFTGGQR, encoded by the coding sequence ATGCTGCTTTTCAGTACCATCTCTTATGGCCAACAGACCAAGGGATGGCTCATTTATTTTGGCCAGACCCAAATTAAGGATTCCCCCTTCAGCATTCACCATGAAGTCCAGCTTCGAGATCATCAAATGATCGGGGATTTCCATCAAGGGATAGTACGGGTAGGTGGCCAATATCGATTCAATCCGCATCTGCAAGGAACACTAGGCTATGGATTTATCCATACCGAACAAGCGGGCTCACCGAACTTACCTATACAGGAGCACCGCATATACCAGGAATTGATGGTCAGCACGCCGATAAGGTCCACTAGCTTGCGACACCGCATCCGTTTGGAGGAACGCTTCATCGAAAATGCGGATTTCAATGGTCGCTTTCGGTATTGCCTCTTTGCCGATATCCCAATAACGGAAAAAAAATTCAAGCAAGGAGGAATGTATCTGGCCTTCTATGATGAGGTCTTCCTGAATGCTGTCAAACCAGCTGAAGTTGATGTTTTTGACCGGAACAGGCTCTACGGCGGTTTTGGTGTTAAGGCCAAGGACAACTTGGGCATTCAACTGGGCTACATGCTTCAGCATATCGGTCCGGCAAAACCGGGACACCATATCCTCCTTTCCTTTCACCATAGCATCTTTACTGGCGGGCAACGATAA